In Bacteroidota bacterium, one DNA window encodes the following:
- a CDS encoding zinc ribbon domain-containing protein yields the protein MRVDAFQDNPSYEVKGLHEAIVPESLYDSAQAVLGKRKKRGRGLNRSEKSLNLYLRGILLCPQCGRNLTGSYSKGNGGAYAYYHCQQQFGCNARFPASQLHGQIEALLRTIVIDRRAIRLYDHLLTKKLSEKARVEDQKRRTLAIQKEKAAALLDKVEEMWIRDQIARDTYDRQSRKLKDEIVSIESMLQAEGARANVSQYTDPARNMLSHLHEYFAAGNSHIKKRILGSIFPQKLTFDGQNYRTKSVSRALTLISSNINELVGVEPDGNENVLNLSHLVARTGIEPVSRP from the coding sequence GTGAGAGTTGATGCGTTTCAAGATAATCCGTCCTATGAAGTCAAAGGATTGCACGAAGCTATTGTACCGGAAAGCTTGTACGATAGCGCACAAGCCGTATTGGGAAAGCGGAAGAAACGAGGTCGTGGCTTGAATCGCTCGGAGAAATCTTTGAATTTGTATCTCCGTGGTATCCTGCTGTGCCCGCAGTGCGGTCGTAACTTGACGGGAAGTTATTCAAAAGGGAATGGAGGAGCTTATGCGTACTATCATTGCCAACAGCAATTTGGATGCAACGCTCGTTTTCCCGCAAGTCAATTGCATGGTCAAATTGAAGCATTGTTGAGAACAATTGTGATTGATAGACGAGCGATTAGATTATACGACCATCTGCTTACGAAGAAGCTGTCAGAAAAGGCAAGAGTCGAGGATCAAAAAAGGAGAACACTTGCGATACAGAAGGAGAAAGCCGCGGCCTTGCTTGATAAAGTGGAAGAAATGTGGATTCGTGACCAGATAGCTCGTGACACGTATGATCGACAGAGTCGAAAGCTCAAAGATGAGATTGTCTCAATCGAAAGCATGTTGCAGGCTGAAGGTGCGAGGGCAAATGTTTCTCAGTACACCGATCCGGCAAGAAATATGCTCTCACACTTGCATGAGTATTTTGCCGCTGGCAATTCGCACATCAAGAAACGTATTCTTGGTTCGATATTTCCGCAGAAACTTACTTTTGATGGGCAAAACTATCGAACCAAGTCGGTTAGCAGGGCACTAACGCTAATCTCTTCGAATATTAATGAGTTAGTGGGAGTTGAACCGGATGGAAACGAAAATGTCCTAAATTTGTCTCATCTGGTAGCGCGTACGGGAATCGAACCCGTGTCGCGGCCTTGA
- a CDS encoding DUF4835 family protein, with amino-acid sequence MNTLRHLVLFVVLLAMTGAAYSQELNCKVNVNTQALSTEERIVWDGFATDVEAYLNTYAWTTNFSGQKIQCTMTFNIKGSNGSSYNVQLFVQSVRPIAGTTQLATMARFLDDNVTFDYTRGMALQHSGNYRDLESVLDYYAQIIIGLDQDSYTPELGSVAFQHAQEAALVANAASGAGWDRLVTSSGAFSRVGYVEDLASPGTRVIRDLWQSYHVNVLDRMMSDEDGARNAYAGIIDTLIEIKRSSSDLDRSVFFKTMFNSKYTELADFGRWFKDNADVYFRKLKYLDPGHANFYEDAYSKLN; translated from the coding sequence ATGAATACTCTTCGTCATCTCGTTCTGTTCGTCGTACTGCTCGCCATGACAGGTGCAGCATACTCGCAAGAACTCAATTGCAAGGTCAACGTCAATACACAAGCGCTGAGCACCGAAGAGCGTATCGTGTGGGATGGTTTCGCCACGGATGTCGAAGCATATCTCAACACGTACGCGTGGACAACAAACTTTTCGGGTCAGAAAATTCAGTGTACCATGACATTCAATATCAAGGGTTCAAACGGCTCTTCCTATAATGTCCAACTCTTTGTCCAGAGCGTCCGCCCGATCGCGGGCACGACACAGCTTGCGACGATGGCCCGTTTCCTCGATGACAATGTAACCTTCGACTATACGCGTGGAATGGCACTGCAACATTCGGGCAATTACCGAGATCTTGAGAGTGTCCTTGATTATTACGCGCAAATTATCATCGGACTCGATCAGGATTCCTACACCCCCGAACTCGGCTCGGTGGCATTTCAGCATGCGCAGGAGGCTGCGCTCGTTGCCAATGCCGCAAGCGGGGCGGGATGGGACAGACTGGTTACCTCCAGCGGTGCATTTTCCCGTGTCGGGTATGTCGAAGACCTTGCTTCGCCCGGAACGAGGGTCATCCGAGATCTTTGGCAGAGCTATCATGTAAACGTTCTCGACCGGATGATGTCCGATGAAGACGGAGCCCGGAATGCGTACGCAGGGATAATCGATACACTCATCGAAATCAAACGCAGTAGTTCGGACCTCGACAGAAGTGTCTTTTTCAAGACGATGTTTAATTCCAAATACACGGAGCTGGCTGATTTTGGCCGGTGGTTCAAAGACAATGCGGATGTGTATTTCCGGAAGCTCAAGTATCTCGATCCGGGTCACGCGAATTTTTACGAGGACGCGTATAGCAAACTCAACTAA
- a CDS encoding acetyl-CoA carboxylase carboxyltransferase subunit beta yields MAWFARSKENIDSTAKPTTDTLPDGMWVKCADCKEILYKKQLEDNLFTCPKCGKHFRIGSDEYFQILLDDGVYTEHAANLAPGDPLHFVDTKPYPARVTDARKKTGLNEAMRIVVGTMDSIPVVLGSMDFDFVGGSMGSVVGEKFARGVDLAIANRSPYIVIASSGGARMQEAAISLMQMAKTSAKLAELAEARLPYFSILTDPTTGGVTASFAMLGDVNIAEPKSLVAFAGPRVVEQTIRKKLPPGFQRAEFVLEHGFADLVVDRKEMKQTVVTLLRQLLP; encoded by the coding sequence ATGGCTTGGTTCGCTCGATCCAAGGAAAATATCGATAGTACGGCAAAACCCACGACCGATACCCTGCCAGATGGGATGTGGGTCAAATGTGCCGATTGTAAAGAGATCTTATATAAGAAGCAGCTCGAGGACAATCTGTTCACCTGCCCGAAGTGCGGCAAACACTTCCGGATTGGCAGTGACGAGTATTTTCAGATCCTCCTCGACGACGGTGTCTACACCGAACATGCTGCGAATCTCGCGCCTGGCGATCCGTTACACTTCGTCGATACGAAACCGTACCCCGCCCGCGTAACCGATGCGCGCAAAAAGACCGGCCTCAACGAGGCGATGCGTATCGTCGTCGGTACGATGGATTCGATTCCGGTCGTCCTCGGCTCGATGGACTTTGACTTTGTCGGCGGATCGATGGGATCGGTCGTCGGCGAGAAGTTTGCCCGCGGAGTGGATCTGGCGATCGCAAATCGCTCGCCCTACATCGTGATCGCAAGCTCCGGCGGCGCCAGAATGCAGGAAGCAGCAATCTCGCTCATGCAAATGGCGAAAACGAGCGCCAAGCTTGCCGAACTTGCGGAAGCGAGGTTGCCGTATTTCTCAATCTTGACCGACCCAACCACGGGAGGTGTTACTGCAAGCTTCGCAATGCTTGGCGATGTGAACATCGCCGAGCCGAAGTCACTTGTCGCCTTTGCCGGGCCGCGTGTTGTCGAACAGACGATCCGCAAGAAATTACCGCCGGGTTTTCAACGTGCCGAGTTCGTTCTCGAACACGGATTCGCCGATCTGGTCGTCGATCGGAAAGAAATGAAGCAGACCGTCGTCACGTTGTTGCGACAACTCCTCCCCTAA
- a CDS encoding T9SS type A sorting domain-containing protein, with the protein MGQSVSASPIELKTNLSGKQGTITILGSLGRAFTTPCTEKIEQADGRTFSVLRWAKISPTSMPRGTLLSSIRRPGAPEIPTVGVTLAIPLGARNLRAQIVSTDEQLLQHALLAPAPTHIRDSIGPRVYSASVYSTTGLGRTVSISRTARFRRVRFVTISIPLAQVAGDDVRARTKFSVQVGFDLDAPVAPSTATSLDPAFDAAYRAMVANANDLASFAAPFHSLPTKNTPRTLVNGGTFDTTVSAWIDPSAPYIKLTVTRTGLYRISAQELITRSGNQSVANWQPDAIRLMNHGKEVPIWVDASAGVLTAIEFYGERYPGFPNEYYSWETDSNAYFLTTSNRSQTPPLRYTQGAIVSPGQTLDRGIVTMHHERDLNYYGGDEVSDQSTTLHRYNWIPGERFVWQFMRNNNTSVLDTFVLPSFASDTAGQFADLRVFVRGMSKQLVQQDTHTCRVVVNGTKISDAVFTDFDEDLVQLRVPMGLLHGGSNVVSILFPNNNQDSWYLDYTELSFQSPLAPSSDTAIAKGQWSYICDLTSGDRSVKLSSSNGAPTLFDLDRRIRSTPVSSSGNDYHYNVASLPQLLHVAAATSSTFLSPDRVEDRTGVIASLLDTSSGADYIIITHPSFKHASDALALRRATSDGFRTKVVTTDAIFDAFGFGSNVPEALQRYLQFAYQQYPGVPPSFVTLMGDGTWDPKVSMPTTNHRDFVPTFGVPSSDYYFTAAQGTGFPDSVVSNMVIGRISVETPDEAEAAVRKIVEYETRPPADWNRNMLFVIGGSDPLENSRLFGDAWASIHDPNYAFISAPPMNARTSMIRRTNFSNSLDADHIEEIQSAFQRGIGFMYFFGHGAPFITDIVMPEVGTLRNEGMYPVFLTLSCRTGAFAEPNLISLNESFLRSASSGVIMTFGTTGFGEVDYDFYMSNRIFQLMKEDTIIGRLPRSGAHVINFPTICTISKIIQSVYSANLGLQYGQDNSLFEYTVLGDAALGFSFRPQPEFHIEASDVSLKSSNGTVRSTYSIFDSTVSITATLHNYGYSATTPVIVSITDVVNGNSSTIRDTIGVFDTTVTLTEVLTLDTSSIGLHSLHIYIDSLNQFPETNELDNEAIVSFSVSGGYTQIVFPPEGAKNFCDIRLDSLRVSITVPSPQALTGFDVQADTTVAFTNPRTLFEVTTDSETYYSRMIATADLPNPSSGVIWWRTIAHPKNKPDEPSPASSFSIRLTQERSSLSYTTPDQLARTVVTGLVVDQANGALLLPNNEEVRYDIEARGLQDTNVNLLPSGHVYLNDTTLLYKTRRVADGGFFNGVMLLVLSNDGQSLQSVFEFENAHNDSVGYGQMLADSFSTIIAGLPNATKAIVLTNLQPFIVGFTTNPKVTAALQQLGSAGGMVTLPYFGSYALIGEKGLDSGKAREQIAVAGKDGVHLLDTVRITRKQGRALFPATSAASAYGTLRWSTSNVTPNSAVRLLVLGSRKHTGQVDTVRVLDGLIANSADLSTIDPRTYDQIQIALTIERDSITLSSPAFTSLDLQYDLAPEFFLDPMLLSLTPTSIMEGLSAQIRYSCSNLLCVDGSNIPVVLVRSFGGKNDTLARHNIDHLSGHASTTFVDSITTYGLLGDVVYTAIVNPGMAVNEESDLNNAASATLHVLRDSLKPTIDVLFDDHHINSRDNVASKVRINARLFDANPVRVSDSSAIGMMLIQIDPPATTPWIFKGGKLTEGFSTSFATLPTGGIQATLLTSRDSGLAPGTYDLSAWAIDASGNKTDTVDFEFVVAGKNSLQQVMNYPNPFKDKTWFTYRLTASGTSEVKVVIYTIAGRKIRTLTQGTSNQRVGINAIEWDGRDENGNEVGNGTYLYKLILDGTNEDGTAAHQAVLERTVRSR; encoded by the coding sequence GTGGGGCAATCGGTCAGTGCCAGCCCAATCGAACTGAAAACCAACCTGAGCGGCAAGCAGGGCACCATCACAATCTTGGGTTCACTCGGCCGTGCATTTACGACCCCATGTACCGAGAAGATTGAACAGGCCGACGGACGAACGTTCTCCGTGCTGCGGTGGGCCAAGATATCGCCGACTTCCATGCCTCGAGGGACGTTGCTTTCGTCAATCCGACGGCCCGGTGCCCCCGAGATCCCGACTGTGGGTGTAACGCTTGCCATCCCTCTTGGCGCACGCAACCTCCGAGCACAGATCGTCTCCACCGATGAACAACTTCTGCAACACGCGCTGCTTGCACCGGCGCCGACCCACATTCGCGACAGTATTGGACCGCGTGTGTATTCGGCTTCGGTGTATTCCACAACGGGGCTAGGTCGCACGGTGTCGATTTCGAGGACGGCGCGTTTCCGCCGAGTTCGGTTCGTGACCATCTCGATACCGCTTGCACAGGTAGCGGGGGATGATGTTCGCGCCCGAACAAAATTTTCCGTGCAAGTAGGTTTCGATCTCGACGCGCCGGTTGCACCGTCGACGGCAACGAGCCTTGATCCCGCGTTTGACGCGGCATATAGAGCGATGGTTGCGAATGCAAACGATCTGGCCAGTTTTGCAGCCCCATTTCATTCACTGCCGACCAAGAATACGCCGCGTACACTTGTAAATGGAGGGACGTTCGACACGACTGTGTCGGCGTGGATCGATCCGTCCGCCCCGTATATCAAGCTGACCGTCACGCGAACAGGGCTATATCGCATCAGTGCACAAGAATTGATTACCCGCTCGGGCAATCAGAGTGTGGCAAACTGGCAGCCGGATGCGATCCGACTGATGAATCACGGGAAAGAGGTACCGATCTGGGTCGACGCAAGCGCAGGAGTGCTGACAGCCATTGAATTTTATGGCGAGCGGTATCCGGGTTTCCCGAATGAGTACTATAGTTGGGAGACCGATTCGAATGCATACTTTCTGACCACGAGCAATCGCTCTCAGACGCCCCCGCTTCGTTATACGCAAGGGGCCATTGTTTCGCCCGGTCAAACGCTCGACCGCGGGATCGTGACGATGCACCACGAGCGAGATCTCAACTACTACGGCGGCGATGAAGTATCGGATCAATCGACCACGTTGCACCGATACAACTGGATTCCCGGAGAGCGGTTTGTATGGCAGTTCATGCGCAATAACAATACCTCTGTTCTGGACACGTTCGTGCTCCCGTCATTTGCATCCGATACTGCTGGGCAGTTTGCCGATCTGCGTGTATTTGTGCGCGGGATGTCTAAACAGCTTGTGCAGCAGGATACACACACATGCCGCGTCGTGGTCAATGGCACGAAAATCTCCGATGCCGTATTCACCGATTTTGATGAGGATCTCGTGCAACTCCGTGTGCCAATGGGGCTGCTACACGGCGGGAGTAATGTTGTCAGTATCCTCTTCCCGAATAATAATCAGGATTCCTGGTACCTCGATTATACCGAACTTTCATTTCAATCTCCGCTTGCCCCTTCCAGTGACACGGCCATAGCAAAAGGTCAATGGTCGTATATATGCGATCTGACTTCGGGGGATCGTTCTGTTAAATTGAGTAGCAGTAATGGAGCCCCGACCCTATTCGATCTTGATCGCAGAATTCGCTCCACACCGGTGTCGTCGAGCGGTAATGATTATCATTACAATGTTGCCTCGTTGCCGCAGTTGCTCCACGTTGCAGCGGCGACGTCGTCGACGTTCCTCTCCCCGGATAGAGTAGAGGACAGGACTGGGGTGATCGCGTCCTTGCTCGATACGTCTTCAGGGGCAGATTACATCATTATTACACACCCAAGCTTCAAGCATGCATCCGATGCATTAGCGCTTCGTCGTGCGACGAGTGACGGGTTTCGCACGAAAGTCGTTACGACTGACGCTATTTTCGATGCGTTCGGCTTTGGCTCGAACGTCCCCGAGGCGTTGCAACGCTATCTGCAATTCGCGTACCAACAGTATCCTGGCGTGCCGCCGTCGTTTGTGACGCTGATGGGGGATGGAACCTGGGATCCGAAGGTATCAATGCCGACGACAAATCATCGGGACTTCGTTCCGACCTTCGGCGTACCGTCGAGCGACTACTATTTCACTGCCGCACAAGGAACGGGGTTTCCCGACTCGGTTGTCTCGAACATGGTAATCGGCCGCATCTCGGTAGAAACACCGGATGAAGCCGAGGCGGCGGTTCGGAAGATCGTCGAGTATGAAACACGTCCGCCTGCCGATTGGAATCGGAACATGCTCTTTGTCATTGGTGGCAGTGACCCGCTTGAAAATTCACGATTGTTCGGCGATGCGTGGGCCTCTATTCATGATCCGAACTATGCATTTATCAGTGCTCCACCGATGAATGCCCGAACGTCGATGATTCGCCGCACAAATTTTTCAAATAGTCTGGATGCGGATCATATCGAAGAGATTCAGTCGGCATTTCAGCGCGGGATCGGCTTCATGTACTTCTTCGGTCACGGAGCGCCGTTCATTACCGATATAGTGATGCCGGAGGTTGGGACGCTTCGCAATGAAGGTATGTACCCAGTCTTTCTTACGCTATCCTGCCGAACGGGCGCATTTGCAGAACCGAATCTGATCTCGCTCAACGAGTCCTTCCTGCGAAGCGCTTCATCCGGGGTTATCATGACGTTCGGCACGACGGGATTCGGGGAAGTCGACTACGACTTTTATATGTCGAACCGAATCTTCCAACTCATGAAGGAAGATACCATTATCGGACGTTTGCCGAGGAGTGGCGCACATGTCATCAACTTCCCGACGATCTGTACGATTTCGAAGATCATTCAATCGGTGTATTCTGCAAATCTGGGATTGCAGTACGGACAGGACAATTCGTTGTTTGAATACACAGTCCTTGGCGACGCGGCGCTTGGCTTCAGCTTCCGGCCGCAGCCGGAATTTCACATCGAGGCCTCGGATGTCAGTTTGAAGTCGTCGAACGGTACGGTACGTTCGACCTATAGTATTTTCGATTCGACGGTTTCGATCACTGCCACACTTCATAATTACGGATACTCGGCGACCACCCCGGTGATAGTTTCCATCACCGATGTGGTCAATGGCAATTCGTCGACGATACGCGATACGATCGGGGTGTTCGACACGACCGTCACGCTTACGGAAGTATTAACACTCGATACATCGAGTATCGGACTTCATTCGCTGCATATCTATATCGATTCGCTGAATCAATTTCCCGAAACGAACGAACTCGATAACGAAGCGATCGTCTCCTTTTCCGTCTCCGGAGGCTATACGCAGATCGTCTTTCCGCCGGAAGGTGCGAAAAATTTCTGCGATATCCGTTTGGACTCGCTTCGTGTGAGCATTACCGTCCCATCGCCCCAAGCGCTCACCGGCTTCGATGTTCAGGCTGATACGACGGTTGCATTTACGAACCCACGGACACTGTTCGAGGTCACCACAGACAGCGAGACATATTATTCGCGGATGATTGCAACTGCTGATCTTCCGAATCCGAGTAGTGGAGTGATATGGTGGAGGACGATCGCACATCCGAAAAATAAACCGGACGAACCGTCGCCAGCTTCGAGTTTCTCGATTCGGCTAACACAGGAGAGGTCATCGTTGTCGTATACGACTCCCGATCAACTCGCTCGTACCGTCGTTACCGGACTCGTAGTGGATCAGGCTAACGGCGCATTGTTGCTGCCGAACAACGAAGAGGTTCGCTACGACATCGAGGCGCGAGGCCTTCAGGATACGAATGTGAATCTCCTTCCATCGGGACATGTCTATTTGAACGATACGACACTTTTGTATAAGACTCGTCGCGTGGCCGACGGGGGGTTCTTCAATGGAGTGATGCTGCTTGTGCTTTCGAACGACGGGCAAAGCCTGCAATCGGTATTCGAGTTCGAGAATGCACATAACGATTCGGTTGGTTATGGCCAGATGCTTGCCGATTCGTTCTCGACGATTATCGCCGGTTTGCCGAACGCGACGAAAGCGATCGTGCTCACGAACCTACAGCCGTTCATCGTCGGCTTTACAACCAATCCGAAAGTGACCGCAGCGCTTCAGCAACTCGGCTCGGCCGGTGGTATGGTCACGCTGCCGTATTTCGGTTCGTATGCGCTCATTGGCGAGAAGGGGCTCGATAGCGGCAAAGCCCGCGAACAGATCGCTGTCGCAGGAAAGGATGGGGTGCATCTCCTTGATACGGTACGGATCACTCGGAAGCAGGGTAGAGCACTGTTCCCGGCCACCAGTGCCGCGAGTGCCTACGGTACACTGCGCTGGAGCACATCGAACGTGACACCGAACAGTGCCGTACGCTTGCTGGTGTTAGGCTCGCGCAAACATACGGGACAGGTCGATACGGTGAGAGTGCTCGATGGTCTCATTGCGAATTCCGCCGACCTATCGACTATCGATCCCCGGACGTACGATCAGATCCAAATTGCACTGACGATCGAACGTGACTCGATAACGCTTTCGAGTCCGGCGTTCACGTCGCTCGATCTTCAATATGACCTAGCGCCGGAATTCTTCCTGGATCCGATGCTGCTTTCGCTCACACCTACCTCTATTATGGAGGGTCTGTCCGCGCAGATCCGATATAGCTGTTCGAATTTGCTGTGTGTTGACGGCTCCAACATTCCGGTAGTCCTTGTGCGATCATTTGGGGGAAAGAACGACACACTCGCCCGACACAATATCGATCATCTCTCCGGACATGCCAGTACAACGTTTGTCGATAGCATTACCACGTATGGGTTACTGGGCGATGTGGTCTATACGGCAATCGTCAACCCTGGTATGGCGGTGAATGAGGAGTCGGACCTGAACAATGCCGCTTCTGCTACGCTGCATGTTCTGCGCGACAGCCTTAAACCGACGATCGATGTGCTCTTCGACGACCATCATATCAATTCGCGGGACAATGTCGCATCGAAGGTTCGAATCAATGCGCGATTGTTCGATGCAAATCCGGTGCGAGTATCCGATTCGAGTGCAATTGGGATGATGCTCATCCAGATCGATCCACCTGCGACTACCCCCTGGATATTCAAGGGCGGAAAACTAACCGAGGGCTTCAGTACGTCGTTTGCGACGTTGCCAACCGGAGGAATACAGGCGACGCTCCTTACATCTCGTGACAGCGGGCTTGCGCCCGGAACGTACGATCTTTCCGCTTGGGCTATCGATGCAAGCGGCAACAAGACTGATACCGTAGATTTTGAATTTGTGGTTGCAGGGAAGAACTCGCTGCAACAAGTCATGAATTATCCGAATCCGTTCAAGGATAAGACATGGTTTACGTATCGACTCACCGCATCCGGGACGTCGGAGGTGAAGGTCGTGATCTATACGATTGCGGGTCGAAAGATACGAACACTCACCCAGGGCACATCCAATCAACGGGTAGGCATTAATGCGATCGAGTGGGATGGCCGCGATGAAAATGGCAACGAGGTCGGCAACGGTACGTACCTCTATAAATTGATCCTTGACGGCACTAATGAAGATGGAACAGCCGCTCATCAGGCTGTATTAGAGCGTACCGTACGCTCACGGTAG
- the rocF gene encoding arginase, whose amino-acid sequence MSPETKDKRQAAQEWRVRLIGFPMDLGADRRGVDMGPSALRIAGVSEKLTALGYTVLDSGDIDINPPEIYRIENPKLKYLPQIANACEALASEVESALDHDEFPMVLGGDHSMAIGTISGIAAHCHKTKKRLGVIWIDAHADMNTVETTPSGNIHGMPLAVSLGIGAPELINVGGEFVKLAPHQLGIIGLRSIDEGERKLIKKLKIDAYTMTDLDKQGVHRIIAKMLNAMRAKVDHLHVSFDLDSVDPTVAGGVGTPVPGGLTYREAHLIMESIADTGYMSSFEIAEVNPILDNRNASAEFAAELIASSMGKRIL is encoded by the coding sequence ATGAGTCCGGAGACAAAAGACAAACGACAAGCGGCACAGGAGTGGCGCGTTCGACTCATCGGGTTTCCGATGGATCTCGGTGCAGATCGCCGTGGTGTCGATATGGGGCCGTCCGCACTGCGCATCGCTGGCGTATCGGAGAAACTCACTGCGCTTGGATACACTGTCCTCGATAGTGGCGACATCGATATCAATCCGCCGGAGATATATCGCATCGAAAATCCGAAGCTCAAGTACCTCCCGCAAATTGCGAATGCGTGTGAAGCATTGGCGTCGGAAGTAGAATCGGCACTCGACCATGACGAATTTCCGATGGTACTCGGTGGCGATCACTCGATGGCAATCGGTACGATTTCCGGTATTGCTGCGCATTGCCACAAGACGAAGAAACGTCTGGGTGTAATCTGGATCGATGCTCATGCGGATATGAACACCGTCGAGACAACGCCGAGCGGTAACATTCACGGCATGCCACTGGCTGTGTCTCTGGGCATTGGCGCACCCGAACTTATAAACGTTGGTGGCGAATTTGTCAAACTCGCACCGCATCAACTTGGCATCATCGGGCTCCGCTCGATCGACGAGGGCGAGCGCAAACTGATTAAAAAGCTCAAGATCGATGCGTATACGATGACCGATCTCGACAAGCAAGGTGTACACCGGATCATCGCGAAAATGCTCAATGCTATGCGTGCGAAGGTGGATCACCTACATGTCAGTTTTGACCTCGACTCCGTCGATCCGACGGTTGCCGGCGGGGTCGGTACACCGGTACCTGGCGGTCTAACCTATCGTGAAGCCCATCTGATCATGGAGTCGATTGCAGATACGGGGTATATGTCGTCCTTCGAGATTGCTGAGGTCAATCCGATTCTGGACAATCGCAATGCGAGCGCTGAGTTCGCTGCCGAGCTCATCGCCAGCAGTATGGGCAAACGAATACTCTAA
- a CDS encoding OmpA family protein: MKLLRPFLALVLLAIASSISFAQRDPSLISSRHYIGAEIGLNDSWLSGGTNFFWAYTYPYSDDPTNPVIAPLAFNSLGSGLGFHVALTGDFALSDLLAIQAKFFYRQNHTSSTEQQTASCSDVSGGSAGTATFESNYSMTLSYLGGDLGLRIQFVPESFYGTVGLEYSSLSSNKFSGGESIVSSTNGCQFLTLPSGGLTGQTSLSIPEQSTSGYFNSSQLHLKIGVGTFIRLGGSNVVLTPEIAIGIPLSNVLASNQVDAYKAGYPSNNSFNPSYASATPPSLWYASASIGVKIPFGALSREEQAQYEPQDGATQQTSTPSETQSAVPHETKKTTLSGRVTDAESGDPVKANVTVVDLGKNKVVKKTKTDPDGKYSVDVDGPGKYSVTADADKYLFGSAYYEVDDQGRILDGDHDIKLQSSTHGHVRLLVFFDFGKDDLRGESVPELDRAVGIMKANPKMRVEIAGYTDNVGSDAVNRDLSLRRANAVRKYLIDHGIEPGRIIAKGYGAENPIAPNDTDEGRASNRRVEFVVKKAS; this comes from the coding sequence ATGAAGTTACTCAGACCATTCCTTGCGCTTGTATTACTTGCTATTGCTTCGAGTATTAGTTTCGCGCAGCGCGATCCGTCGCTGATTAGTTCTCGGCACTACATTGGTGCGGAAATAGGACTCAATGACTCGTGGCTCTCCGGAGGTACTAATTTCTTCTGGGCATATACATACCCATATTCCGACGATCCAACGAACCCAGTCATCGCTCCGCTTGCTTTCAACAGTCTCGGGAGCGGACTCGGCTTCCATGTTGCACTCACGGGCGATTTTGCACTTTCGGATCTACTTGCAATCCAGGCTAAGTTCTTCTATCGTCAGAATCATACGTCGTCCACGGAACAGCAGACAGCGTCGTGCTCCGACGTTAGCGGGGGATCTGCCGGGACGGCAACGTTTGAAAGTAACTATTCCATGACGTTGTCTTACCTCGGGGGTGACCTCGGACTACGGATTCAGTTCGTCCCCGAAAGCTTTTACGGGACAGTTGGACTGGAGTACAGTTCGTTGTCCTCTAACAAGTTTTCAGGAGGAGAATCCATCGTGAGTTCGACAAACGGGTGTCAGTTTCTGACCCTGCCCAGCGGCGGATTAACGGGACAAACTTCATTGTCGATCCCTGAACAATCGACGAGCGGATATTTCAATAGTTCTCAACTTCACCTCAAGATCGGAGTTGGAACGTTCATTCGGCTTGGGGGAAGCAACGTGGTACTTACGCCGGAAATTGCAATTGGAATTCCACTTTCGAATGTACTTGCAAGCAATCAGGTCGATGCGTATAAAGCAGGATACCCGTCGAACAACTCCTTCAACCCTTCCTACGCCAGCGCAACACCACCAAGTTTGTGGTACGCATCGGCATCGATTGGCGTGAAGATCCCGTTTGGTGCACTCTCGCGTGAAGAACAGGCACAATACGAGCCGCAGGACGGGGCGACTCAGCAAACATCTACACCGTCCGAAACCCAGTCGGCTGTCCCGCACGAGACAAAAAAGACGACGTTATCCGGCCGGGTGACCGATGCCGAATCAGGCGATCCGGTAAAGGCGAATGTCACCGTGGTTGATTTGGGGAAGAATAAAGTTGTCAAGAAGACCAAGACCGACCCCGACGGAAAGTATAGTGTCGATGTTGACGGGCCAGGGAAGTACTCGGTCACGGCAGATGCCGACAAGTACTTATTCGGCTCTGCATATTATGAGGTGGATGACCAAGGTCGTATTCTCGATGGAGACCACGATATCAAACTGCAGTCATCCACTCATGGCCATGTTCGGTTGCTGGTGTTCTTTGATTTCGGCAAGGACGATCTTCGCGGTGAGTCGGTGCCGGAGCTCGATCGTGCAGTCGGGATAATGAAGGCAAACCCAAAGATGCGCGTTGAGATCGCCGGTTACACTGATAATGTTGGTAGCGATGCGGTGAATCGAGATCTATCGCTTCGACGCGCGAACGCCGTCCGGAAATATCTCATCGACCATGGAATCGAGCCGGGGCGGATTATTGCAAAAGGCTATGGGGCGGAAAATCCGATCGCTCCGAACGATACTGACGAGGGGCGAGCTTCCAATCGCCGCGTCGAGTTCGTGGTTAAGAAAGCCTCGTAG